In Sphingobacterium sp. PCS056, the following proteins share a genomic window:
- a CDS encoding glycosyltransferase: MKISIISFDYWNYDCHIAKKLQEKGVEATHINMGTYRYKNFGEKIYNAASKIFLNRNIKHVKRQEYVLEYLSKIGFQDQILVLNPHTLDYTTIAKIKSYTNHLITYLYDNLGRYPVENKLELFDQVYSFEDKDVLEHGFDKITNYNYLSNKPKSSQKNHQDLFYITSYDKKRIKTLRKIVSKLAELHIKYKIVIVGKQVWKEKLNRFLTQNLNFKDVCLIKKPISIDEVLIEYEKSDVTLDLIRDGQEGLSFRVFEAMALEKKIITDNPSIVEYDFYDPQNILYLDKNLANLDATFFENPYNKLPNDIFKKYTLDKWVETVFNLKSDIN; the protein is encoded by the coding sequence ATGAAGATCTCCATTATAAGTTTTGACTATTGGAATTATGATTGTCATATTGCCAAAAAATTACAAGAGAAAGGTGTTGAAGCCACGCACATTAATATGGGTACTTATCGTTACAAAAACTTTGGGGAAAAAATATATAACGCGGCAAGTAAGATCTTTTTGAATAGAAATATTAAGCATGTAAAGCGCCAAGAATATGTACTTGAATACTTGAGTAAAATTGGATTTCAAGATCAAATTCTTGTTTTAAATCCTCATACATTAGATTACACGACTATAGCAAAAATAAAGTCTTATACCAACCATCTGATCACCTATTTGTATGATAATCTTGGCCGCTATCCGGTAGAAAATAAATTGGAGTTATTTGATCAGGTCTATTCCTTCGAGGATAAAGACGTTTTGGAACATGGTTTTGATAAAATAACGAATTACAATTATTTATCCAATAAGCCAAAATCATCTCAGAAAAATCACCAAGATCTTTTTTACATTACTTCTTATGATAAAAAAAGAATCAAGACACTCCGAAAAATTGTTTCAAAACTAGCTGAACTCCATATCAAGTATAAGATTGTTATTGTTGGTAAACAAGTTTGGAAAGAGAAATTAAATCGCTTTTTAACGCAAAATTTAAACTTTAAAGACGTTTGCCTAATCAAAAAGCCCATTAGCATTGACGAAGTTTTGATTGAATATGAAAAAAGTGACGTCACGTTAGACCTGATTAGAGATGGTCAAGAAGGATTAAGCTTTAGAGTATTTGAAGCAATGGCATTGGAAAAAAAGATTATCACAGATAATCCAAGTATCGTAGAGTATGATTTTTATGATCCCCAAAATATTTTATACCTTGATAAAAATTTAGCTAATTTAGATGCTACATTTTTTGAAAACCCTTATAATAAACTCCCTAATGATATTTTTAAAAAATATACGTTGGATAAATGGGTGGAAACTGTGTTTAATTTAAAATCTGATATTAATTAA
- a CDS encoding glycosyltransferase family 4 protein, which yields MFKIGFDAKRFFNNQTGLGNYSRDLIRILRTYFPEVTYLLYTPQLGKQEYNQLVPNHIVRQPAGFINRTFKSYWRGDGIVEDLKRDMIQIFHGLSGEIPVGLKETSIKSVVTIHDLIFIRYPELYKKIDRTVYHKKFKYACEHADQIVAISEQTKLDICEFFHIPEDKIKVIYQGCHESFKSIKTEEEKKDLRIKLGLPTDFILNVGTIESRKNALSIVKAILNKDIPLVIVGKPTAYAKEIQEFITLKGMQDRVIFLQGLSMHELSVLYSIAKIFVYPSIFEGFGIPIIEALYSGTPVITTASGVFPEAGGPSSYYVNPHDIDQLSDAIDTILDSPVLQEEMSKIGLEYAQQFNDDTLASQWMNLYLEIKGESSHRSHKI from the coding sequence ATGTTTAAGATAGGATTTGATGCAAAACGTTTTTTTAATAATCAAACAGGCTTAGGAAATTATAGTCGTGATCTGATTCGTATCTTACGAACATATTTTCCTGAAGTAACTTATTTATTGTATACTCCACAGCTTGGAAAACAAGAATACAATCAACTTGTCCCAAATCATATTGTAAGACAACCTGCTGGTTTTATTAATAGAACTTTCAAAAGTTACTGGCGAGGAGATGGTATTGTTGAAGACCTGAAAAGGGATATGATTCAAATATTTCACGGTTTATCTGGAGAAATTCCAGTTGGCCTAAAGGAAACTTCTATTAAATCTGTTGTGACCATACATGATTTAATTTTCATACGTTATCCTGAGCTATATAAAAAGATCGATCGTACTGTTTATCACAAGAAGTTCAAATATGCTTGCGAGCATGCTGATCAAATCGTTGCGATCAGCGAACAGACTAAACTAGATATCTGTGAATTTTTTCATATTCCTGAAGACAAGATCAAAGTCATTTATCAAGGTTGCCATGAATCATTTAAGTCCATCAAGACCGAAGAGGAAAAAAAAGACTTAAGGATCAAACTTGGTTTACCAACAGATTTCATCTTAAATGTAGGGACTATTGAATCTCGAAAAAATGCATTGTCAATTGTCAAAGCTATTCTAAATAAGGATATACCTTTAGTCATTGTTGGGAAACCAACCGCTTATGCAAAAGAAATCCAGGAATTTATAACCCTTAAAGGCATGCAAGATCGTGTTATCTTTTTACAGGGTTTATCTATGCATGAATTATCTGTACTCTATAGCATTGCTAAAATATTTGTTTATCCTTCTATATTTGAAGGTTTTGGAATTCCAATTATTGAAGCATTATATAGCGGCACTCCAGTAATTACAACAGCTTCTGGTGTATTCCCAGAAGCAGGAGGTCCATCCTCTTATTATGTCAACCCTCACGATATCGACCAACTGAGTGATGCTATCGATACGATTTTAGATTCACCTGTTCTGCAAGAGGAAATGAGTAAAATAGGATTGGAATATGCACAACAATTCAATGATGATACCTTAGCAAGCCAATGGATGAATCTTTATCTTGAAATAAAGGGTGAATCATCACATAGATCCCATAAAATTTGA
- a CDS encoding glycosyltransferase family 9 protein: MALPSKIIVTRFSAMGDVAMVASVLKEFAEQYPSVSIIMVSRPLFQAFFEGIPNIKFHSFYPKEKHKGLKGIIALKKELASEGADAIADLHFNLRSRILSALFKFSGLQVKQLDKGRKEKKELTRFPNKVLKPLKPTVERYADVFRQLGFQFVLQNKLIPNQLPLPNLAHALFANDDSKKIGIAPFAQHPYKVFSLEKMQEVISYLSHNNVDVYIFGGGKTEQTQAEKWQVLYPNVHSTIGRFKLKEELSIISNLDLMISMDSSGMHMASLMGVRCLSIWGATHPFAGFLGYGQTLSDCIQVEHPNRPNSVYGNKSCLCDGTEAIDLVSSEMVISSINQIIQKKGS; encoded by the coding sequence ATGGCTTTACCTTCAAAAATAATTGTTACACGCTTTTCTGCCATGGGAGATGTTGCCATGGTTGCTTCTGTGTTGAAAGAATTTGCAGAGCAATATCCATCAGTCTCTATCATTATGGTCAGTCGTCCGCTTTTTCAAGCCTTTTTTGAAGGAATACCCAATATCAAATTTCATAGTTTTTACCCTAAGGAAAAACATAAGGGATTAAAGGGGATTATAGCTCTAAAGAAAGAATTAGCATCGGAAGGTGCTGATGCTATTGCAGATCTACATTTTAATTTAAGATCTAGGATTTTGTCGGCTCTTTTTAAGTTCTCTGGCTTACAGGTAAAGCAATTGGATAAAGGGCGTAAAGAGAAAAAAGAACTGACTCGCTTCCCTAACAAGGTTCTGAAACCCTTGAAACCCACTGTTGAACGCTATGCGGATGTATTTCGCCAACTGGGTTTTCAATTTGTACTTCAAAATAAATTAATACCAAATCAATTGCCATTACCCAATCTAGCACATGCTCTATTTGCTAATGATGACAGTAAAAAAATTGGGATTGCACCATTTGCTCAACATCCCTACAAAGTTTTTTCACTCGAAAAAATGCAAGAGGTAATTAGTTACTTATCGCACAATAATGTGGATGTCTATATCTTTGGAGGCGGTAAAACTGAGCAGACACAAGCAGAAAAATGGCAGGTATTATATCCCAATGTGCATAGTACGATCGGTCGCTTCAAACTCAAGGAAGAATTATCCATTATCTCTAATTTAGATTTAATGATCAGCATGGATTCGTCCGGAATGCATATGGCTTCTTTAATGGGCGTACGTTGCTTATCAATATGGGGGGCAACTCATCCTTTTGCTGGATTTCTAGGATATGGACAAACGCTATCAGATTGCATACAAGTGGAACATCCAAATAGACCTAATTCTGTTTACGGCAATAAGTCCTGCCTTTGTGATGGAACTGAAGCGATCGACTTGGTCTCTTCCGAAATGGTTATTTCAAGCATCAATCAAATTATTCAGAAAAAAGGGAGTTAG
- a CDS encoding glycosyltransferase family 2 protein: MNQKLSALVITYNEEKNISDVVKCLDFADEIIIVDSFSDDQTISLAKKNPKVRVYQHKFEDFTKQRNLAISYASNDWILFLDADERLTPPLQKEIQNTINDSTAHDAYYVYRTFFFCNKKIRFSGTQNDKNFRLFRKSKAKYSELKKVHETLDVNGSIGILKHKILHYSFSDYQSYKNKMIHYGILKGQELQLSHKKYNLVTHIAKTSFKFFKAYIIKLGILDGKEGWEISYLQSLSVHQTYLSLKRKEQV, from the coding sequence GTGAATCAGAAATTAAGTGCATTGGTGATTACATATAATGAGGAAAAGAACATCTCTGATGTCGTAAAATGCCTTGACTTTGCGGATGAAATCATTATAGTAGATTCATTCAGTGATGATCAAACGATTAGTCTTGCCAAGAAAAATCCAAAAGTTCGTGTTTACCAACACAAGTTTGAAGATTTTACAAAGCAAAGGAATTTAGCTATTTCTTATGCCAGTAATGATTGGATACTCTTTTTAGATGCTGATGAAAGATTAACACCACCTCTTCAAAAAGAGATTCAAAATACCATCAATGATTCTACTGCTCATGACGCATATTATGTCTATAGAACCTTTTTCTTTTGTAACAAAAAAATACGATTTTCTGGCACACAGAATGACAAAAACTTTAGGCTTTTTAGAAAATCTAAAGCAAAATATAGTGAATTAAAAAAAGTACATGAAACTTTAGATGTGAATGGTTCTATTGGAATTTTAAAACACAAGATTTTACATTATTCGTTTTCTGATTATCAGTCATACAAAAATAAAATGATTCATTATGGCATACTCAAAGGACAAGAACTGCAGTTATCTCACAAGAAGTATAATTTAGTGACTCATATCGCTAAAACAAGCTTTAAATTTTTCAAAGCATACATTATTAAATTGGGCATATTAGACGGGAAAGAAGGATGGGAAATTTCATACTTACAAAGTTTAAGTGTACATCAAACTTACCTCTCTTTGAAGCGAAAAGAACAAGTATGA